In a single window of the Tachyglossus aculeatus isolate mTacAcu1 chromosome 14, mTacAcu1.pri, whole genome shotgun sequence genome:
- the DNAL4 gene encoding dynein light chain 4, axonemal translates to MGEPAEGKKEEADYKRVHTFPLVRHTDMPEEMRVEAMELCVTACEKFATNNESAAKMIKETMDKKFGSSWHVVIGEGFGFEITHEVKNLLYMFFGGSLAVCVWKCS, encoded by the exons ATGGGCGAACCggcagaggggaaaaaggaagaagCGGACTATAAGAGAGTTCACACCTTCCCCCTGGTCAGG CACACAGATATGCCAGAGGAGATGCGGGTGGAAGCCATGGAGCTGTGCGTCACGGCCTGCGAGAAGTTCGCCACCAACAACGAG AGTGCTGCCAAGATGATCAAAGAGACGATGGATAAGAAGTTTGGATCCTCCTGGCACGTGGTGATTGGCGAGGGCTTCGGCTTTGAAATCACCCACGAGGTGAAGAATCTTCTCTACATGTTCTTCGGAGGCAGCTTGGCTGTGTGTGTCTGGAAGTGTTCCTGA